The Solenopsis invicta isolate M01_SB chromosome 12, UNIL_Sinv_3.0, whole genome shotgun sequence genome window below encodes:
- the LOC105192782 gene encoding long-chain fatty acid transport protein 1 isoform X2 produces the protein MGAFRFFQVNLRLWWWEKREYTVAKVFSKCAAAHPNKVAYIFEDKEWTYEQLEHYSNRMGRYFRTRPFSHFDSIAVFMENRPEYIATWLGLSKAGFVGALINTNLRRDVLLHSINAAGCKGIIFGSELKDAIRDIKDKIPDIELYQWSELADTPILEGAVDINKKISTIDSGPLFVQLDHSSPRDKLIYIYTSGTTGMPKAAVINNLRFMLMTCGVNSMLNLHSDDRIYNPLPLYHTAGGILGAGQALMGGVTVVLRRKFSASNYWSDCVHYECTIAQYIGEICRFLLTVPPSEYDTKHKVRLMFGNGLRPQIWESFVKRFGVKQIGEFYGATEGNSNLVNIDNKIGAVGFIPRYLSALYPVALLKIDEDTGELLRGSDGFCIPCKPGEPGIFVGKINPKKVINDFSGYADKKASEQKIIHDVFVKGDRVFNSGDILVMDELGYFYFKDRTGDTFRWRGENVATSEVEAVISNVIGLKDATVFGVEVPGNEGKAGMVAIYDPENSLDLKGLVAKLKKVLPNYAIPRFIRILSELPMTGTFKLQKKDLQQNGFDIKKVKDLIYFLNNDTFIKMTDEHYNNIITGKIRL, from the exons AT GGGTGCTTTCCGATTTTTTCAAGTCAATTTACGTCTATGGTGGTGGGAAAAACGCGAGTATACTGTAGCAAAGGTTTTTTCAAAATGTGCAGCAGCTCATCCGAATAAAGTCGCTTACATTTTCGAGGACAAAGAATGGACATATGAACAG TTGGAACACTACAGCAATCGTATGGGACGTTACTTCCGAACCAGACCATTTTCTCACTTTGACAGTATAGCTGTCTTTATGGAGAATCGTCCTGAATACATCGCTACCTGGTTGGGTCTTAGCAAAGCTGGTTTCGTAGGAGCTTTAATCAACACGAATCTTCGTCGTGATGTACTTCTGCATAGTATTAACGCTGCCGGTTGCAAAGGTATCATTTTTGGATCGGAACTCAAAGATg CGATTCGTGACATCAAAGATAAAATACCTGACATTGAGCTTTATCAATGGTCGGAGTTGGCGGACACGCCGATTTTGGAAGGTGCAGTCGATATTAACAAGAAAATCAGCACCATTGATTCTGGACCTCTCTTTGTTCAACTGGACCATAGCAGTCCCcgagataaattaatttacatctaCACATCTGGCACGACGGGAATGCCAAAGGCTGCTGTTATCAATAATTTGAG GTTCATGTTAATGACATGTGGCGTAAACTCAATGCTTAATCTACACTCTGACGATCGAATTTACAATCCTTTGCCTCTTTATCACACCGCAGGTGGCATACTTGGAGCTGGTCAAGCACTTATGGGAGGCGTCACTGTCGTGCTTCGTAGAAAATTCAGTGCGTCTAATTATTGGTCGGATTGCGTTCATTATGAATGTACT attgcacaatatattggagaaatctgTCGTTTTCTCCTTACAGTCCCACCAAGCGAGTATGATACTAAGCATAAAGTGCGTCTAATGTTCGGAAATGGTTTGAGACCGCAAATTTGGGAATCTTTTGTTAAAAGATTTGGCGTGAAGCAAATAGGAGAGTTTTATGGAGCCACTGAAGGAAATTCAAATCTTG TCAACATTGACAATAAAATTGGTGCTGTTGGTTTTATACCAAGATATCTTTCCGCCTTGTATCCGGTTGCATTGTTGAAAATTGATGAAGATACGGGAGAGTTATTGAGAGGATCGGATGGATTCTGCATACCCTGTAAACCTG gTGAGCCAGGTATTTTTGTGGGCAAAATTAATCCAAAGAAAGTGATAAATGACTTCAGCGGCTATGCAGACAAAAAAGCTTCAGAGCAAAAGATTATACATGATGTCTTCGTGAAAGGCGATCGCGTTTTCAATTCTG gTGATATTTTAGTAATGGATGAACtcggatatttttattttaaggacAGAACTGGTGATACGTTCAG GTGGCGAGGTGAAAATGTTGCTACCTCGGAAGTAGAGGCCGTCATAAGCAATGTGATTGGTCTCAAAGATGCAACTGTATTTGGTGTTGAG GTACCCGGGAACGAGGGTAAAGCAGGAATGGTAGCTATATATGATCCAGAAAATTCCTTGGATTTGAAAGGATTGGTAGCAAAGTTGAAGAAAGTTTTGCCAAACTACGCCATACCTCGTTTTATTCGTATCCTGTCAGAACTGCCTATGACTG GaacttttaaattacaaaaaaaggaTCTTCAGCAAAATggttttgatattaaaaag gttAAAGATCTAATTTATTTCCTCAAtaatgatacttttataaaGATGACTGATGAACACTACAATAATATCATTACAGGAAAAATtcgattataa
- the LOC105192804 gene encoding 5-oxoprolinase, with protein MGDDKFQFSIDRGGTFTDIYAKCPGGKIRVMKLLSVDPNNYNDAPTEGIRRILEEETGVKMDDAIDTSNIEWIRMGTTVATNALLERKGARMALLINEGFMDLLYIGNQSRPNIFDLEIVMPQVLYQYVIGVKCRVIPALPGSCRMENQSWRRVKGSTGEDLFVIQELDEAQLKEDLKTLRNLGIDSLAVVLAHSYTYGDHEIRIGELAQEAGFSQVSLSHLVMPMTRMVPRGFTACADAYLTPHIKNYVQAFSSGFKDNLKDVNVLFMQSDGGLTPMNFFNGSRAILSGPAGGVVGYAMTTYGKETDLPVIGFDMGGTSTDVSRYGGSYEHVYESTTAGIAIQAPQLDVNTVAAGGGSMLFFRSGLFQVGPESAGAHPGPACYKKGGPLTVTDANLALGRLLPEYFPQIFGPEENEPLDVSRTLSLFTTLTYQINEFLKKDEAMSVDEVAMGFIRVANETMCRPIRALTQAKGYDTSRHVLACFGGAGGQHACAIARSLGISTVFVHKYAGILSAYGMALADVVEEAQEPSAETYNDESFTRLDDRLDAMETKVRSRLRAQGFADSHIETESFLHLRYEGTDCALMCMPANQNSATTTTRHGDFLVTFLERYKTEFGFTIPDRKILVDDLRVRGIGKTEIPKDPILPPSQTLPKVEKTTMVYFEGGYKETSVYLLNALFPGNILHGPVIIMDSLSTLLVEPDCIAEITCRGDVKITIGQGRRTKITTDLDSIQLSIFSHRFMSIAEQMGRVLQRTSISTNIKERLDFSCAIFGPDGGLVSNAPHIPVHLGAMQETVQYQMKAFNGKFTPGDVILANHPLAGGSHLPDLTVITPVFYRDVPTPVFFVASRGHHADIGGITPGSMPPHSTSLTQEGAVFKSFLLVHKGIFREKELTDALMAPGKVPGSSGTRNLSNNISDLKAQIAANQKGFQLVNELIDVYSLEVVQAYMDYIQRNAEIAVREMLKSIGTRIKTRRGKETDINAIDYLDNGSPIKLHVDLDINNGEAVFDFSGTGCEVWGNCNAPRAITLSAIIYCLRCMVNRDIPLNQGCLKPVKIIIPEGSLLDPSDDAAVVGGNVLTSQRIVDVILTAFEICAASQGCMNNVTLGTEEWGYYETVAGGSGAGPTWHGRSAVHTHMTNTRITDPEILELRYPIILNRFSVRSGSGGNGEYTGGDGAVREMIFRAPMTLSVLTERRVYHPPGYNGGEDGACGLNILVRADGRHINLGPKAAVPVYAGDKFIMETPGGGGYGSAYEDKQAERSSVYTKTYDSQKLTARSISKYEDSKSNRNRHNFTERGSVFEYRMAQESV; from the exons ATGGGAGACGATAAATTCCAATTCTCTATAGATCGTGGAGGCACATTCACTGATATATATGCTAAATGCCCTGGAGGCAAAATTCGAGTTATGAAATTACTCTCAGTAGATCCTAATAATTATAACGATGCGCCGACAGAAGGTATCCGTAGAATACTAGAAGAG gaaACTGGCGTTAAAATGGATGATGCAATCGATACCTCTAATATAGAATGGATCAGAATGGGAACAACAGTCGCTACTAATGCGCTATTGGAAAGAAAGGGTGCGAGAAtggcattattaataaatgaggGTTTCATGGATCTTCTATACATCGGTAATCAGTCCCGGCCAAATATTTTCGATTTG GAAATAGTGATGCCGCAGGTTTTGTACCAATATGTAATAGGAGTAAAATGTAGAGTAATTCCCGCTCTGCCCGGAAGTTGTCGTATGGAGAATCAGTCGTGGCGAAGGGTAAAAGGTTCTACCGGCGAggatttattcgttattcaagAACTCGATGAAGCACAATTGAAGGAGGACTTGAAGACACTTCGTAATCTAGGAATAGACAGTCTCGCTGTCGTTCTGGCACATAGTTATAC TTATGGCGACCATGAGATCAGAATTGGTGAACTAGCGCAAGAAGCAGGTTTTTCGCAAGTATCTCTTTCGCACTTGGTGATGCCGATGACAAGAATGGTTCCTAGAGGCTTTACAGCGTGTGCAGATGCTTACTTGACGccacatattaaaaattacgtacAG gCCTTTTCTTCAGGATTCAAAGATAACTTGAAGGACGTGAACGTATTGTTTATGCAGAGCGATGGCGGATTAACACCtatgaattt TTTTAATGGATCTCGTGCTATACTTTCTGGACCTGCTGGTGGCGTCGTTGGATATGCGATGACAACTTATGGAAAGGAAACTGATCTACCAGTGATCGGATTCGACATGGGCGGCACATCCACTGACGTAAGTCGATACGGAGGAAGTTACGAGCACGTTTACGAAAGTACTACAGCAGGCATTGCTATACAAGCTCCGCAG ttgGATGTCAATACTGTAGCGGCGGGAGGTGGTTCGATGCTTTTCTTCAGATCAGGTCTGTTCCAAGTCGGACCTGAGAGTGCGGGGGCTCATCCTGGGCCCGCATGTTACAAAAAAGGCGGTCCTTTGACTGTGACAGATGCCAATCTTGCTCTGGGTCGCTTGCTACCAGAATATTTCCCGCAAATTTTTGGTCCTGAGGAAAACGAGCCGCTTGATGTATCTCGTACGTTGAGTTTGTTCACAACACTTACTTATCAG ATCAACGAATTTCTAAAGAAGGATGAAGCAATGTCGGTTGATGAGGTGGCAATGGGATTTATCAGAGTCGCGAATGAGACCATGTGTCGACCAATTCGTGCTCTGACTCAG gcaaAAGGTTACGATACTTCGCGACATGTTCTGGCGTGTTTTGGCGGTGCCGGAGGACAACATGCGTGTGCGATCGCTCGATCGTTGGGCATAAGCACGGTTTTTGTTCACAAATATGCCGGTATCTTGTCTGCTTACGGAATGGCATTAGCAGATGTTGTTGAAGAGGCACAAGAACCAAGCGCCGAAACTTACAATGATg AAAGCTTCACCCGTTTGGATGACCGTCTGGACGCGATGGAAACCAAAGTCAGAAGTAGACTTCGCGCACAAGGATTTGCTGATTCCCATATAGAAACAGAATCATTTCTACACTTACGTTACGAAGGTACTGATTGCGCTTTAATGTGCATGCCTGCAAATCAGAATTCAGCGACCACCACTACTAGACATGGAGATTTTCTCGTTACTTTTCTAGAAag atATAAGACGGAATTTGGTTTCACGATCCCAGATCGCAAGATTTTAGTCGATGATCTGAGAGTTAGAGGAATTGGAAAAACTGAAATTCCAAAAGACCCCATATTACCTCCTTCACAAACTTTGCCAAAAGTTGAAAAG ACTACTATGGTGTACTTCGAAGGTGGCTATAAGGAAACAAGCGTCTATCTGTTAAATGCATTGTTCCCTGGAAATATTTTACATGGTCCCGTCATTATCATGGATAGTTTGAGCACACTTTTAGTGGAGCCAGATTGTATCGCGGAAATTACTTGCCGTGGTGATGTAAAAATTACGATTGGGCAGGGTCGGCGAACGAAAATCACCACCGATCTCGATAGTATTCAGCTCAGTATCTTTTCGCATCGTTTTATGAGTATTGCTGAACAAATGGGTCG AGTACTTCAAAGGACTTCGATCTCCACTAACATTAAAGAGCGATTGGATTTTTCATGTGCGATTTTTGGCCCCGACGGTGGTCTTGTTTCAAACGCACCTCACATCCCAGTGCATTTGGGCGCCATGCAAGAAACAGTGCAATATCAAATGAAAGCATTTAATGGCAAGTTTACGCCGGGAGACGTCATTCTCGCTAATCATCCATTGGCAGGTGGTTCCCATCTTCCAGATTTGACAGTTATAACGCCAGTGTTTTACAg AGATGTACCCACACCGGTATTCTTCGTGGCCAGCAGAGGCCATCATGCTGATATCGGTGGTATTACACCGGGCTCTATGCCACCGCATTCAACGAGTTTAACTCAG gAAGGCGCcgtctttaaaagttttctaCTGGTACATAAGGGAATATTTCGAGAGAAGGAACTAACGGATGCCTTGATGGCTCCTGGCAAAGTACCGGGAAGTTCGGGAACTAGAAACCTTTCAAACAATATCAGTGATCTCAAAGCTCAAATTGCAGCAAATCAAAAA ggTTTCCAATTAGTAAACGAACTAATTGATGTATACAGTCTTGAAGTAGTTCAAGCATATATGGATTATATTCAACGTAATGCCGAAATCGCTGTTCGAGAAATGTTGAAGTCAATAGGTACAAGGATTAAAACGCGAAGAGGAAAGGAAACTGATATTAATGCTATTGATTATCTTGATAATGGCAGTCCTATTAAGTTACATGTAGATCTCGATATAAACAATGGTGAAGCAGTTTTTGATTTTAG tggaACAGGTTGTGAAGTATGGGGTAACTGCAATGCGCCACGCGCCATAACATTGTCTGccataatttattgtttgagatGTATGGTCAATCGTGACATACCATTAAATCAG ggTTGTTTAAAgcctgtaaaaataattattcctgAGGGATCGTTACTCGATCCCTCGGATGACGCTGCGGTGGTAGGCGGCAACGTCTTGACATCTCAACGTATTGTCGACGTAATCCTGACAGCTTTTGAAATTTGCGCGGCCTCACAAGGATGTATGAATAACGTAACCCTCGGCACTGAGGAATGGGGTTACTACGAGACAGTTGCTGGTGGTAGTGGAgca GGACCGACATGGCACGGCAGAAGTGCCGTTCATACGCACATGACCAACACGAGAATCACAGATCCAGAAATACTCGAACTTCGCTATCCAATTATACTTAATCGCTTCTCCGTTCGATCCGGAAGTGGTGGTAATGGAGAGTATACCGGTGGCGATGGTGCTGTGCGTGAGATGATATTTAG aGCTCCGATGACCTTATCTGTGTTAACCGAGAGAAGAGTGTATCATCCACCTGGATATAATGGTGGTGAGGATGGAGCATGTGGCTTAAATATTTTGGTGCGGGCTGATGGCAGACACATCAATTTAGGCCCAAAGGCTGCCGTTCCAGTTTATGCGGGg
- the LOC105192782 gene encoding long-chain fatty acid transport protein 4 isoform X1, producing MSDSSFSFVSVESQRLRVPVLRRFTVGVFPGRKNARKMITTDLQFVITALSLLLGGFLLTGSRRHFIYVLYKTLPRDILGAFRFFQVNLRLWWWEKREYTVAKVFSKCAAAHPNKVAYIFEDKEWTYEQLEHYSNRMGRYFRTRPFSHFDSIAVFMENRPEYIATWLGLSKAGFVGALINTNLRRDVLLHSINAAGCKGIIFGSELKDAIRDIKDKIPDIELYQWSELADTPILEGAVDINKKISTIDSGPLFVQLDHSSPRDKLIYIYTSGTTGMPKAAVINNLRFMLMTCGVNSMLNLHSDDRIYNPLPLYHTAGGILGAGQALMGGVTVVLRRKFSASNYWSDCVHYECTIAQYIGEICRFLLTVPPSEYDTKHKVRLMFGNGLRPQIWESFVKRFGVKQIGEFYGATEGNSNLVNIDNKIGAVGFIPRYLSALYPVALLKIDEDTGELLRGSDGFCIPCKPGEPGIFVGKINPKKVINDFSGYADKKASEQKIIHDVFVKGDRVFNSGDILVMDELGYFYFKDRTGDTFRWRGENVATSEVEAVISNVIGLKDATVFGVEVPGNEGKAGMVAIYDPENSLDLKGLVAKLKKVLPNYAIPRFIRILSELPMTGTFKLQKKDLQQNGFDIKKVKDLIYFLNNDTFIKMTDEHYNNIITGKIRL from the exons ATGTCAGACTCGTCCTTCAGTTTCGTTTCAGTTGAATCACAACGTTTGCGTGTACCAGTTCTTAGACGGTTTACGGTCGGTGTAT TTCCAGGACGAAAAAACGCAAGGAAAATGATAACGACGGATCTCCAGTTCGTTATCACCGCATTAAGCCTGCTGCTTGGCGGCTTTCTCCTTACCGGAAGTCGCCGGCATTTCATTTACGTACTCTACAAGACGTTACCCAGAGATATTTT GGGTGCTTTCCGATTTTTTCAAGTCAATTTACGTCTATGGTGGTGGGAAAAACGCGAGTATACTGTAGCAAAGGTTTTTTCAAAATGTGCAGCAGCTCATCCGAATAAAGTCGCTTACATTTTCGAGGACAAAGAATGGACATATGAACAG TTGGAACACTACAGCAATCGTATGGGACGTTACTTCCGAACCAGACCATTTTCTCACTTTGACAGTATAGCTGTCTTTATGGAGAATCGTCCTGAATACATCGCTACCTGGTTGGGTCTTAGCAAAGCTGGTTTCGTAGGAGCTTTAATCAACACGAATCTTCGTCGTGATGTACTTCTGCATAGTATTAACGCTGCCGGTTGCAAAGGTATCATTTTTGGATCGGAACTCAAAGATg CGATTCGTGACATCAAAGATAAAATACCTGACATTGAGCTTTATCAATGGTCGGAGTTGGCGGACACGCCGATTTTGGAAGGTGCAGTCGATATTAACAAGAAAATCAGCACCATTGATTCTGGACCTCTCTTTGTTCAACTGGACCATAGCAGTCCCcgagataaattaatttacatctaCACATCTGGCACGACGGGAATGCCAAAGGCTGCTGTTATCAATAATTTGAG GTTCATGTTAATGACATGTGGCGTAAACTCAATGCTTAATCTACACTCTGACGATCGAATTTACAATCCTTTGCCTCTTTATCACACCGCAGGTGGCATACTTGGAGCTGGTCAAGCACTTATGGGAGGCGTCACTGTCGTGCTTCGTAGAAAATTCAGTGCGTCTAATTATTGGTCGGATTGCGTTCATTATGAATGTACT attgcacaatatattggagaaatctgTCGTTTTCTCCTTACAGTCCCACCAAGCGAGTATGATACTAAGCATAAAGTGCGTCTAATGTTCGGAAATGGTTTGAGACCGCAAATTTGGGAATCTTTTGTTAAAAGATTTGGCGTGAAGCAAATAGGAGAGTTTTATGGAGCCACTGAAGGAAATTCAAATCTTG TCAACATTGACAATAAAATTGGTGCTGTTGGTTTTATACCAAGATATCTTTCCGCCTTGTATCCGGTTGCATTGTTGAAAATTGATGAAGATACGGGAGAGTTATTGAGAGGATCGGATGGATTCTGCATACCCTGTAAACCTG gTGAGCCAGGTATTTTTGTGGGCAAAATTAATCCAAAGAAAGTGATAAATGACTTCAGCGGCTATGCAGACAAAAAAGCTTCAGAGCAAAAGATTATACATGATGTCTTCGTGAAAGGCGATCGCGTTTTCAATTCTG gTGATATTTTAGTAATGGATGAACtcggatatttttattttaaggacAGAACTGGTGATACGTTCAG GTGGCGAGGTGAAAATGTTGCTACCTCGGAAGTAGAGGCCGTCATAAGCAATGTGATTGGTCTCAAAGATGCAACTGTATTTGGTGTTGAG GTACCCGGGAACGAGGGTAAAGCAGGAATGGTAGCTATATATGATCCAGAAAATTCCTTGGATTTGAAAGGATTGGTAGCAAAGTTGAAGAAAGTTTTGCCAAACTACGCCATACCTCGTTTTATTCGTATCCTGTCAGAACTGCCTATGACTG GaacttttaaattacaaaaaaaggaTCTTCAGCAAAATggttttgatattaaaaag gttAAAGATCTAATTTATTTCCTCAAtaatgatacttttataaaGATGACTGATGAACACTACAATAATATCATTACAGGAAAAATtcgattataa